One Podarcis muralis chromosome 1, rPodMur119.hap1.1, whole genome shotgun sequence genomic window carries:
- the SLC8A3 gene encoding sodium/calcium exchanger 3 isoform X4: MERGISALLLTQEVAERKLTMEEEEAKRIAEMGKPILGEHPKLEVIIEESYEFKSTVDKLIKKTNLALVVGTHSWRDQFLEAITVSAAGDEDEDESGEERLPSCFDYVMHFLTVFWKVLFACVPPTEYCNGWACFIVSILIIGMLTAVIGDLASHFGCTIGLKDSVTAVIFVAFGTSVPDTFASKAAAVQDVYADASIGNVTGSNAVNVFLGIGLAWSVAAIYWAYQGEEFHVSAGTLAFSVTLFTIFAFVCVSVLLYRRRPHLGGELGGPKGCRLATTLLFVSLWLLYILFATLEAYCYIKGF; the protein is encoded by the exons CACTCCTCTTGACACAAG AAGTGGCAGAAAGGAAGCTGacaatggaagaggaggaagccaaGCGTattgcagagatggggaagccAATACTGGGCGAGCATCCTAAGCTGGAGGTCATCATTGAAGAGTCCTATGAATTCAAG AGTACTGTGGACAAGCTCATCAAGAAGACAAACCTGGCCTTGGTTGTAGGAACGCATTCGTGGCGGGACCAGTTCCTGGAAGCCATTACTGTCAGCGCAG CTGGCGATGAGGACGAGGATGAGTCTGGCGAAGAGCGCCTGCCCTCCTGCTTTGACTATGTCATGCACTTCCTGACAGTCTTCTGGAAGGTGCTCTTTGCCTGCGTCCCACCCACCGAGTACTGCAACGGCTGGGCTTGCTTCATCGTGTCCATCTTGATCATCGGCATGCTCACCGCCGTCATTGGAGACTTGGCTTCTCACTTCGGCTGCACCATTGGCCTCAAGGATTCAGTGACTGCTGTTATCTTTGTGGCTTTTGGGACTTCAGTTCCAG ACACTTTTGCTAGCAAAGCAGCCGCCGTCCAGGACGTGTATGCAGATGCTTCCATTGGCAATGTCACGGGCAGCAATGCCGTCAACGTCTTCTTGGGCATTGGACTGGCGTGGTCAGTGGCCGCCATCTACTGGGCTTACCAGGGAGAGGAGTTCCACGTGTCAGCAGGCACCTTGGCCTTCTCTGTGACGCTGTTCACCATCTTCGCTTTCGTCTGCGTCAGCGTCCTGCTGTACCGGAGGCGGCCTCACCTTGGAGGGGAACTGGGGGGCCCCAAAGGGTGCAGACTTGCCACAACTTTGCTCTTTGTGAGCTTGTGGCTCCTGTACAttttgtttgccaccctggaggCCTATTGCTACATCAAAGGGTTCTAA